A portion of the Oncorhynchus masou masou isolate Uvic2021 chromosome 11, UVic_Omas_1.1, whole genome shotgun sequence genome contains these proteins:
- the LOC135548295 gene encoding calcyphosin-like protein, producing MAGTSRHDREMAVNAKKQLSVCTDPVDRLRMQCLARGSSGIKGLGRTFRIMDDDNNRTLDVKEFMKGLNDYGVLIDKDEAMTMFQRFDRDNSGLIDFDEFLLTLRPPMSNARKEVIMQAFRKLDKTGDGVITIEDLSGVYNAKYHPKYQNGEWTEEQVFRKFLDSFDSPYDKDGKVTMEEFLNYYCGVSASIDSDVYFILMMKNAWKL from the exons ATGGCAGGGACGTCACGACATGATCGGGAGATGGCGGTGAACGCCAAAAAACAGCTGTCTGTTTGCACAGACCCTGTGGATCGACTGAGGATGCAGTGTCTCGCACGAGGCTCTTCTGGCATCAAGGGTCTgggcag AACATTCAGGATAATGGATGATGACAACAACCGTACATTGGATGTGAAGGAGTTTATGAAGGGGCTTAATGACTACGGTGTCCTCATTGATAAAGATGAGGCCATGACAATGTTTCAACGTTTTGACCGGGACAACAGTGGACTCATTGACTTTGATGAATTTCTCCTCACTCTCAGG CCCCCAATGTCCAATGCCAGGAAGGAGGTGATCATGCAGGCCTTTAGGAAGCTGGATAAGACTGGTGACGGGGTGATCACTATTGAAGATCTGAGTGGGGTTTACAATGCCAAGTACCACCCCAAATATCAAAACGGGGAGTGGACAGAGGAGCAAGTATTCCGCAAATTCCTGGACAGCTTCGACTCTCCTTACGACAAGGACGGAAAG GTCACCATGGAGGAGTTTCTCAACTACTACTGCGGAGTCAGCGCCTCCATCGATAGTGATGTCTATTTCATTCTCATGATGAAAAATGCATGGAAATTGTGA